A window of Zalophus californianus isolate mZalCal1 chromosome 17, mZalCal1.pri.v2, whole genome shotgun sequence genomic DNA:
AATTAGACTCGTTTGCAGAAACCGAAAATACAGTGCATGCTCTATGAGCTCTTAGCCAGAAGTGAGCCTGTACATTTTTTCTATAAGAAGACATCAGTTTTAGatcagaagaataagaaaaacataagaTATGCATGTTCAAAAATTTCTACTCTTGCTTATGAAAAGTTACACTATCCAAGTGGTGATATTTTTCCTAGGttctaatacataaaataaaaatactcttcGAGCATCATTcaatttttgctttgtatttataaATTGGGCAAATTAACAAAATTGTGCCATAAATTGGGTTCTCTGGGAAGCAGACTGTGAAATGGAGATTAACACACAGGTGTTTAGTAGGGTGCACTCTTGGCAAAACACCTGTTGGAAGAAAGAAGGagtgggcagagaaagaagctgaGCGGTGAAAGAGCTCCAACAAAGCCTCAGCTGAAACCATGGGGAAGTCTGGAGCTGGCCAAGCTGGGGTGAGGAAGCCATGACAAAATTCCCCCATAGATCAGTCCCTAAATGCTAGCCATCTTAAGATGACAAGACTTTAGGCAAGACAGCTCTCCAGGCCGCTGAATATAGATGAGGAGGGTACACCACAATCCACTACATACCATCTACAGAAAAGAGGGTCTCCTAAAACTAAGCAACCTCCAGTTTCTCTTTTACTCTTTGTTCTCGGAGGATTTAATTCTGCTCTCTTTTCCACTTAACAAGAACTGACTACTAAAGAGCAGCAGGAGAAAGTTGTTTGTGATGTAACTGCTCTGTATCCTGATTTAGGTGGTGGTTACAACGATTATATGCGTACTAAAATACACaactggaaaatagtatggtggTCCCTCAAAAtactaaacataaaattaccattatgagccagaaattccacttctgaatatatactcaaaagaaatgaaaccaagGTCTCAAACAGATATTAGtacatagcagcattactcacaacagacaagatatggaaacaacctgtgtccgTTGATGGATGaccagataaacaaaatgtggtctatacatgcagcagaatattattcagctttaaaaaggaaggaaattcagacacacgctacagcatggatgaaccctgaagacacggtgctaaatgaaataagccaatcacaaaaggacaaatgtatgATTCCAGTTACATGAGGCAGATCAAATTCATTAAGACAAAAAGggagaatggtggttgtcaggggctgggggaaggagcaaAGTGGAGTCGGTgcttaatggatacagagttttagttttagaaaaagttctggagacagatggtggtgatggttacatgacaatgtgaatgtacttaatgccaccaaactgaacatttaaaaacggttaaaatggcaaattttatgtaaCATATGTATTACCCAAAAAGGTATCTTTAGATATtatccattttgttaatttttgctaatCTGATAAGTAAAATACAACATTTCCTTGTTCTGATTTACTTCCCTGAAAAATACCACCATACACATTTGTTATTTAAGTTTCTATGGGTCAAATCCAGGCATGGTTTCTATCGATCCTCTGATCcgggtctatttttatttaataacaatATTCTGCATttgtttattggccattcatttccttttctggaaagtCCTTGTTCCGTTTCTTTTGCTCATTGTTCTACTAGTTTTCTTTCACTAACTTCTGCAAGCTCTTTGTACGTTAAGAAAAATATGTTGCAATGTATTGggaatatttttccagtttgctCTGTGACTTTATcatgaaaagtttttaatttcaagtaatcaaatataaaaaatttttttaatctttttggttTCAGGACTATCAccatgcaaatattaaaaagtatactcaaggcaacctactgaatgggagaaaatatctgcaaattatacatccaataagaggttaataccCAGAATAAAGAACgcatacaactcaataataaaaaagtccaattaaaaaataagcagaggatctgaaaaaacatttttccaaagaaaacatacaaatggccaagaggcacatgaaaagatcctcacatcacatcatcagtgaaatgcaactGAAAACTACAATGAAGTATCACATTATACCTGTCAAAacggctattatcaaaaagacaagaaataacaagtactggACAAGATGTAAagaggaacccttgtgcactgttggtgggagtgtaaatcagtgcagccactatagaaaaaggtactgaggttcctcaaaaaattaaaaatagaactggatCCAGCAACAGCACTTTAGAGTAtcaatctgaagaaaatgaaaacactaatgtgaaaagatatatgcaacccAATGTTCactgcaccattatttacaaaaacCAAGATATGgtaacaacccaagtgtccaataatagatgaatggattaaaatgtggtgtgtacacgtacacacacacacacacacacacactctcgcACTCACACACCGGACTACTACTCAGccaggggttaaaaaaaaaaacaacaaccagtaacaaaatcttgccacttgcaacatggatggacctagaggatattatactgctgaaataagtcagagaaagacaaataccgtgtgATTTCACTcttaagtggaatctaaaaaaaaccaccaaacaaaacaaaacccgaattcacagatacagagaacagagatGGAAGAGGGTTGGCATGGGGATGTGCAGGgcagcaaaatgggtgaaggggatcaagaggtacaaactacTAAGaggtataaaataaatcatggggatataatgtacactACAGGgaataaaatcaattattattGACATACTGTATTAACTTGAATGATGACAGATAGTAACCAGACTTACTGTGACAATTTGCAATGTATGCAAATGTAGAATCCCTAGGTTGTATACTTCAAACCAATATTGTATGCCATTTGTACTCCAGGTTTTAAAAAAGATCAATAAACgttagaaaaattcaaaaataaattaaaaatatattcatgcatatttcctttttttccccaagctattcttttttttttttttttttaagtaatccctacacccaagccagagctcaaacctacaaccctgacatcaagagtcacatgctctaccggctaagccagccaggcacccctcatccaTATCTTCTTAGtcattttaggattttaatttttacaattaaaTATCGGATAATCAAAATATTAGAGTACGGTGAATCTAGCTTAATTTTCTCCAAAGTTCCAAATGGCCTATCTGTAGTCCCAACACTACCGATTTAAAACGCAAAGCCCTACATGATCTACTTCACCCATAAACATAGCCTTGTCCTCTCTCCCAAAATTCTCCCTGTTGCTTACTCCATTCTAGCCACACTGGTCCTTGTTGCTCCAAGAACACACCAGCTATATTCCCACCTCCAGGCCTGTGCACTTAATATTCCCTCTACCTGAAACACCTCCTCAGATAACCACCTGGCTTGCTTTCTTTtggtctctgctcaaatatcaGCTTATGGAGTGATCTTCCCTTATCACCCTGTAAAAaaacctcctccccaccccttaccctgattttatttttctctatagcaCTTACCACTGCCCAGCTAGCATGTTAAGTTCCATGACCGCAgggacttttatttattgttatatcCCAGCAGGATAACAGTGTCTGGCActcaaatatctgttgaatgaatgaatctgaaaTGTCacttttaccaaaaacaaaattcctaCTAAGCATGCTGAACAGGAGAAATAGATTTACCTCCCCAGACCTGAAATGTTATATGGAATAGCCAGCCACCTAAGGaaaggggcgggggagagagggagggtggcaTGCTTCTTTAAACAAAAGGGTCAGTTTAAGCTCTCAATACCGGTTACTTCAAAAGTGAAGCATCTTCACAGCTTTCCACTAAGTCCTAACCAACCTGAATCCCCACGTTCAATTCAACTGCATTAAAAACTTACTTCGCCTGAGCGAGACCAGGAAGACCATTCCAACTGACGAAACCTTCTGTGAATACGCATAGAAGCCAAAACGTGAAAATAAACTGGTCTGGCATGCCTTTAAAAAGGCTTACACTCAATCTGTctgaacataaatatttttttaaaacgaGTTTCTGGAAAAGACACCCTAGAAGCTGGTTAACAACACACTGCCTCTGGGGAAGAAAACTGGGTAGCTGGTTGGTAAGATGGGGGGGTATCTCTATATAGACTTTTTATACCTTTTGAATATCATACCACGTCAGTTCTCTAGTTACTGGAAAAATATATCGAAGTGCGATTAGAAAATGGTGCAATTTTACCCGGATGTctaggggcgggggggggggggggggggagggaggaaggtctGGCGACTCTACCAGACGCGCCAACATGGATGCCTAACGGAAAGGGGAaggcgccccgcccccacccgcacAGGTGCAGAGCAGGTCCCGCGTTCGCGGCAGAGGCCTCACCCCCGCTATCAGCAGCTTCGGGATCCTGCTCAGCTTTCCGCTTGAGTTTCTGGGACGAAGGGCTCACTGGGGCGTCCCCCAACAGGTACTTATGCTCCTGGCCCCGCAGGTGCTTGAGGTAGCGGTCCTTCAGGGACTGCCACGAATGCTGTGTAAGGGAGCTTTTCTCCATCGCTTTCCACAAGGCGGTGCCGGTGACGGAGCTTGGCGAGCGGGCATTTTCCTTCACGTACGTCAAGATGGCCACGTCGTCCGCGTCCGTGAAGGCGATGCGCCCCCCGTGCGGCTGCGGCTCTGGCTGCGCGGCGGCGGCGCCCCCCTCGGCCTGGGCACCGGGCTTCGTCTCCGGGGCCTGGTCGGCCGCCGAGCCCAACCGATAGGCCTCCAGGTCGAGCCTCTCGTTGCGCTCCACGCAGTCCAGGATGTACTGCGTGGAAATGAAGTCGCCCGAGGCCTCGGCCGCCGCCTCCCCGGGCTGGGCCAGCAGCACGGCCCCGGGTTCCTGCACCCGGCACAGGGTGCCGCCGCCGTGCAGGATGAGCGTCGAGACCCGGCGCTTGGCCGGGCTGGGACGCACGTAGAAGGACATGGAACTGCCATCTTCCCTCACGAACAGAGTCGAGGAATGGGTGAGCCCGTTGGGGTCTTTGCCCAAATCCATCGCCTCCGCCATAGCTGACGCCAGGTAACCGAAGAGTGGCCCCCAGACAAGCTTCTGACGCACAGAGCAACACAGAACCCACTACCGCTCCCTACGCCGCGGCCACGAAGCCCCGCCCTGCGCCTGCGCAACAGCAGCGCGCGAAGAGCGCCCGCCCCCTCCTCTCGGAAGAGGCGGAGCTTCCGGCCGTGACCTGGAAATTACTAAGCGACCCTCGTCCCTTTTAGGTCGGGCCCTCGGGAAAGATGGCTGCGGTGCACGGGGCTGAGGTGAAAGTGGACGGCGGCGAGCCAAAACTGAGCAAAAAGTAAGTATCGCCGCAAGTTATTAAGGTCTTTGCGGCCGGACAGTCCAGGCTAGGAAGTGCCTCGAGGCTCCGGCCGAGGCGGCTGTGCCTGGGGCCTTCCTGCCTGTTCTCGTGGGTACAGCCACGCCGGGACGTAGCCGCTGCGCCCCGAAACTACATCCCCCAGGTTGCCTCGGGGCCCGGCTCTGGCGGAGCCCTGTGGTCGTATTCCTGGAGTTAGGAGAAAGGAGAATTGACTAGAGAAAAGCGAAACttactccttcccttccctccgtCTGAAAAAATGCGTTCTTTCCTTATTGAGCCACGCCTCGTTtccctttggagaaatgttaaaATACCCGAGCTTTTCGGAAAGACCTTCAAATTTTCCTTGGCCTCACCTCGGCTATTCTGAATCTTATGTATTAAATGGATCCTTTCTAAAACTGTTGTGCACCTTTTTATATGGGTTATTTAAAGGATCTGTGAGTATTGAGTGCATGACCGAAGTCTAACAGTAGGGTGTATGATTCAGCCGTTACACTAAAGCTGCGCTTTGGAGCACTGCTGGATAGATCTTTGTTAACCACCCCAAATCGTTGGAgtgtgaagataaaaataaatatatcaaggTTAGTCTTCCGTTAATTGGTTATGTCCTGCATTCTTGGGCGTATATAACATATTCCCTCTCAATGAGGGTTCTGCAGTTGAAGCACAGAACACAGGCAATGATTTGTTTTCTCAGTACTCCCAAGGATAGTGCATAACTAGTACCATTCCAGATGCCTAGGAGAAAAGTTAATTAATTACAAATAATGGCTGCTTTAGTGCATTGAGACTCAGTTCTTTTGCTGAACCCGGATGGAATATGGGAAAATCGCTTGGACTTTGATCTGTTACATcagtatagttgacccttgagtAACTCAGAGGTTAGGGGCACCATCTCCCATATAATGGAAAGTTCaagtgtaacttttgactcccccaaaattgAATAACCaactgttgactggaagcttttcaataacataaacagttgattaacatgtGTTTTGTATGTTAcgtatatactgtattcttacagtaaagcaacagaaaaaaatgttttttatagaGAATCataagatgggggcacctgggtggctcagtcgttaagcgtctgccttcggctcaggtcatgatcccagggtcctgggatcgagtcccacatcgggctccctgctccgcgggaagcctgcttctccctttcccactccccctgcttgtgttcctgctctcgctgtctctctctgtcaaataaataaataaaatctttaaaaaaaaaagagaatcataagatggggcacctgggtggctcagtcgttaagcgtctgccttcagctcaggtcaaggtcccagggtcctgggatcgagccccgcatcaggctccctgctcggaggggagtctgcttctcccgctcccactccccctgcttgtgttccctctctcgctgtgtctttctgtcaaataaataaatagaatcttttttaaaaaaaatcataagagaaaatgcatttacaatgCTATACTGTATTTATTCCCCCcacaaaaatctgcatataaatgGACCCTGCACAGTTAAAACCCAtgttgtttatttaaagattttttttattatttacttatttgacagagagagagagcaggaacacaagcagggggagtgggagagggagaagcaggcttcccgctgagcagggagcccggtgtgggactcgatcccaggaccctgggatcatgacctgagccgaaggcagacgcttaacgactgagccacccaggcgccccaaaaatccATGTTGTTTAAAGGTCAACTGTAATTGAATTTAAGGGTTGTAAGTCATAAATGCCTCCTTGCTTAGGAGAAATTTGGCTAATTCCTTTCTACTGACCTCCCCTAGATTAAGTAGAGCtaccactttttaaaagcaggttttatgtgtcagacactatgCTAGAACTATATAAACTTTCTAATCTCAAGAATAACCTGGCAAGGAAAGTATTAATGtccatttttcaaattaataaacaGGCTCTGAGTGACTAAATGCATTGCTAAAGTGTGCATACCTAAAGTGTGGTCTGTCACTGATTCAGGCTCTGGAGCAGAGATCTAAAACCAAGTCCAGAACTCCACAGCCCATGCTCTTTACGCTGCCTCCACCTTACCTCCTCacattgtcttaaaaaaaatctgctgttGATGTATATTCCTCTAGTGACCAAGgggctaaaataatttttttaatgattaacaTTTCCTTCTGTATCTTAATTGTTCTTGGGACTTCCTCAGTCTGCATCTTTAGTGAGCACCATGTTATGCCAGTTATTTTCAacaagttttaaaacaaatgggCTGCGTGCCAAGTGACTCATTTCCAAATGAAAAGTCAAATTAATGTAGTCCAGGATCCTTCCTGAAATTCTACTTTCCTTTTTGTTCCTAGAGCTCAAACAAATCTTATCTTTGACTCAGGTGCTTTTGTGTGGCTTGCTTTTAGCTTCATCTAGGGTTTGCAATTGACAGTGACATTTCTTATGCTTCCCATTGCCATCTTTGTGGCCAGGTATTTAATCTCCAAGAGAGAAGCCACATGTCAGAGGCTTCAGAAACACTGCTTCTGGTCCCGTCTCCCTATTTTCTGGATCGTTGTGATCATTTCTACCTAAAAACTGTTGAT
This region includes:
- the LOC113935547 gene encoding telomeric repeat-binding factor 2-interacting protein 1 — protein: MAEAMDLGKDPNGLTHSSTLFVREDGSSMSFYVRPSPAKRRVSTLILHGGGTLCRVQEPGAVLLAQPGEAAAEASGDFISTQYILDCVERNERLDLEAYRLGSAADQAPETKPGAQAEGGAAAAQPEPQPHGGRIAFTDADDVAILTYVKENARSPSSVTGTALWKAMEKSSLTQHSWQSLKDRYLKHLRGQEHKYLLGDAPVSPSSQKLKRKAEQDPEAADSGEPQNKRTPDLPEEEYVKEEIKENDEAVKKMLVEATREFEEIVVDESPDFEIHITMCDDDPPTPEEDSETQPDEDEEEEEEEKVSPPEVGAAIKIIRQLMEKFNLDLSTVTQAFLKNSGELEATSSFLESGQRADGYPIWSRQDDLDLQKDDEDARDALVKKFGAQNVARRIEFRKK